A genomic stretch from Anaerolinea thermophila UNI-1 includes:
- a CDS encoding sigma-70 family RNA polymerase sigma factor, whose translation MASPGSNKRGTEILKMLLEKADVQGYLTTEDLMEAYPNVGEDHERFEAILLALRRHGVDIYDTEENEYPFPDEDIDGAFIEEDPVQTFDLNRISSDDTVGLYLKEMSRVPLLSSEEEVELAKRIERGRAAKKELTRNSARLSPQRRGELEAQIQDGESAREHLIKANTRLVVSIAKRYIGRGVPFLDLIQEGNLGLMKAVEKYEYQRGFRFSTYATWWIRQTITRSIADQGRTIRVPVHMVDRIRRLYRTTHEMEQKLGRTPTNEELADAIGIKASKVDWMMRVSWLPLSLESPINEDEEDSELGQFIEDQVTPSPMQTTYSNLLREKIQEVLDTLPAREARILRLRFGLENGRTYTLEEVGQKFGLTRERIRQIENKALRRLRHPRRARQLKDYL comes from the coding sequence ATGGCAAGTCCGGGAAGCAATAAACGGGGGACCGAGATCCTCAAGATGTTGTTGGAAAAAGCCGATGTACAGGGATATCTGACCACAGAAGACCTGATGGAAGCCTATCCCAACGTCGGTGAGGATCATGAACGCTTTGAAGCCATTCTGCTGGCACTGCGCCGCCATGGCGTGGATATTTACGACACCGAAGAAAACGAATACCCCTTCCCTGATGAAGACATTGACGGAGCCTTCATTGAAGAAGACCCCGTACAGACCTTTGACCTTAACCGCATTTCCAGCGATGATACCGTTGGACTGTATCTCAAAGAAATGTCGCGCGTTCCCCTGCTTTCCAGTGAAGAAGAGGTGGAACTGGCAAAGCGCATCGAACGCGGGCGCGCGGCAAAGAAAGAACTCACTCGCAATAGCGCACGCCTGTCCCCTCAGCGTCGCGGCGAACTGGAAGCCCAAATTCAGGATGGCGAAAGTGCCCGTGAGCATTTGATCAAAGCCAATACCCGCCTGGTTGTCTCCATCGCCAAACGTTACATCGGCAGGGGGGTGCCGTTCCTGGACTTGATTCAGGAAGGCAATCTGGGATTGATGAAAGCCGTGGAGAAGTACGAGTATCAGCGCGGCTTTCGCTTTTCTACCTATGCCACCTGGTGGATTCGTCAGACCATCACCCGCTCAATTGCCGACCAGGGGCGCACCATCCGCGTGCCGGTGCACATGGTGGATCGCATCCGCCGTCTGTACCGCACCACCCACGAGATGGAGCAAAAACTGGGGCGCACCCCGACCAACGAAGAACTGGCGGATGCCATCGGCATTAAAGCCTCCAAAGTGGACTGGATGATGCGGGTCTCATGGTTGCCGCTTTCGCTGGAAAGTCCCATCAACGAAGATGAAGAAGACTCGGAACTGGGGCAATTCATCGAAGACCAGGTGACACCTTCCCCCATGCAAACTACCTATAGCAACCTCTTGCGCGAAAAGATTCAGGAAGTACTGGACACCCTGCCCGCCCGCGAGGCGCGTATTCTGCGTCTGCGCTTTGGACTGGAAAACGGGCGCACCTACACCCTGGAAGAGGTAGGGCAGAAATTTGGCTTGACCCGCGAACGCATCCGTCAAATTGAAAATAAAGCCCTGCGGCGATTGCGCCATCCGCGCCGTGCGCGCCAGTTGAAAGATTATCTATAA